In Egibacteraceae bacterium, a single window of DNA contains:
- a CDS encoding acetyl-CoA C-acetyltransferase, giving the protein MQDAVIVGYARTPIGKFGGSVSALTAMDLGGHAIAGALAHAGASPDHVESVIMGHVLQAGQGQITARQAARNGGLGMRVPALTVNKVCLSGMSAVASADATIRLGQSDVVVAGGMESMSNAPYLLPKARTGYRMGDGTLVDSMIRDGLWCAFDDEHMGAASDRMNARHTISRSAQDEWAAMSHERAVSAWKDGRFAGEVVPVAVPQRRGEPTTVDQDEGMRPGTTAESLARLAAAFAEDGTITAGNASQVSDGGAALVLTSRAKAGELGLAPLARVVSYGSVAGPDPSLHHQPAQAIEQAARRADLDPRGLDLYEMNEAFASVAIHSARLLDLDAAKINVNGGAIALGHPIGCTGARITITLLAELIRRGGGRGAAALCGGGGQGDALILETL; this is encoded by the coding sequence ATGCAAGACGCTGTGATCGTCGGCTATGCGCGCACCCCCATCGGCAAGTTCGGGGGTAGCGTGTCCGCCCTGACCGCCATGGACCTGGGTGGGCACGCCATCGCCGGGGCACTCGCCCACGCCGGGGCCTCCCCGGACCACGTCGAGTCGGTGATCATGGGCCATGTGCTCCAGGCGGGGCAGGGCCAGATCACCGCCCGGCAGGCGGCCCGCAACGGCGGTCTCGGCATGCGGGTGCCAGCGCTGACCGTGAACAAGGTGTGCCTGTCGGGCATGAGCGCGGTGGCGTCGGCTGATGCCACCATCCGTCTCGGTCAGTCCGACGTGGTCGTGGCGGGCGGCATGGAGTCCATGTCGAACGCGCCCTACCTGCTGCCGAAGGCCCGGACGGGCTACCGCATGGGGGACGGCACGCTGGTCGACTCGATGATCCGCGACGGCCTGTGGTGCGCCTTCGACGACGAGCACATGGGGGCAGCCAGCGACCGCATGAACGCCCGTCACACCATCAGCCGGTCGGCGCAGGACGAGTGGGCGGCGATGTCCCACGAGCGGGCCGTGTCGGCGTGGAAGGACGGCCGTTTCGCCGGCGAGGTCGTGCCGGTCGCCGTGCCCCAGCGCCGCGGCGAGCCAACGACCGTCGACCAGGACGAGGGCATGCGCCCGGGAACCACGGCCGAGTCCCTCGCCCGCCTCGCGGCGGCGTTCGCGGAGGACGGCACCATCACGGCCGGCAACGCGAGCCAGGTCTCCGACGGGGGGGCGGCCCTCGTGCTCACCAGCAGGGCGAAGGCCGGCGAACTGGGCCTGGCCCCGCTGGCGCGGGTGGTCTCCTACGGCTCCGTGGCCGGTCCGGACCCGTCGCTGCACCACCAGCCGGCGCAGGCCATCGAGCAGGCGGCACGCCGGGCCGACCTCGATCCGCGCGGTCTGGACCTCTACGAGATGAACGAGGCGTTCGCGTCCGTGGCGATCCACTCCGCCAGACTGCTGGACCTCGACGCGGCGAAGATCAACGTCAACGGCGGGGCGATCGCCCTCGGCCACCCGATCGGCTGCACGGGCGCCCGCATCACCATCACGCTGCTCGCGGAGCTGATCCGCCGGGGCGGCGGCCGGGGCGCTGCGGCGCTGTGCGGGGGTGGCGGGCAGGGCGACGCCCTGATCCTTGAGACGCTGTAG